The genomic region GCACAGggtggaagggaagcctgcgtgcgaacTGCGCACAGTGTCCCACTCCCCCTTGCGGCCCAGTGAGGCAAAAATGGAGCCATGGTGAAGAAGCTGTAATACCTGCGGTGCCACCGTCACTGCagtgtcacccaggtccaccctctacccaccccaactgtcaacccccccccccgtccacacCCGTGTCACCATGTTCATCCTCCTGTCCTCAGTGTCACACATGCTCCCCCTCCCCGTCAATCATGTCTACCCCCTAttcacatctgtcacccatgtacactcctctacacccctgttacccaattacacccctctgttacccatgtacattcctctacacccctctataaaccatgtacactcctctacacccctctataaaccatgtacactcctctacacccctctataaaccatgtacactcctctacacccctctataaaccatatacactcctctacacccctctgtcacccatgtacacccctctgttgccCACGTAAAATAATTGCGGATCCTAATGTGTTTGTTTTGCAtgtttaacagtgaagaattgtgtgtggaataaATAGTCAAGATGGCAACAATTCAAAGTAGAGAAGATATTATTTGTCAGTTGCTATATAAAGCAGAAATTTTAAATACATACCAACTGAAAAATAGATAATCCATACTCCTTGTATCTCGGCCAgctgcagcacctggcgtatGAGATAACCCCCGGTTTTCTATAAAATTTTACCTTGTTTaaaggtagtcttatatggcatataaaaaaaatattaattccttagaaactgaatatttttgatttacgtttttttttaacaattgatgattaaaatttattttctgtaatgaaaacatttcacaaaaacaagtagtaataatattttttaataaacaacactataataataaaccattaataaaaaaaagtattttttactcATGAAAATATACATGAATATGCATGTTAAACAATATAGCACATAAACAAGTATATAGCACATAacaaacaagtaaaaaatttaaatcttgAGTGGTGTTTTTCAACCATTGATTGTTTGTCTGGTTTTTCAATTGGTGCTATATTAGAAGGCATTGTTGACCGGCGAGAGGTCCAGTCTATGGAAATGTTTCCTTCAGCAAGTCCCATTACATCCTGCATGATTTTCGCGACGAATTCCTGAGTGGTTGGCTCATACACTGATCGTACAAACCACTCTTTCCGGACTTTTGAATAGGCAAGATTGTACCTCGGTGTGCCTAAAGGTCCGCTAGTTTCAGTCTCTCTTGTAACAACTGCTTGCACTCTATTCATTATAATTATGGTCAAGAGCAGCAAGCTGTGTTCGAGCATACACCCTGTCTATACTAAAATGAAGTCTTTTAGGCCTGTATTTTGTTAGTGAACTATGAAACACTTCCAGATCTCCAGTGTGACAAAAGTTGCTAAGATGTCTAAGGTCTTTTTGTAGTCTTGTATCCATGACAATTTTTCCAAGTTCAACATAACAggcactttgtttttttaaccattttcggGTGGACTGAATGTCCTCAGGGAGTTGGTCATGATGACAAGATGATTCCTGACCATTATCATCCTTCCAAAAATGAACGTTGGTGACATGGTACAAGACAGAGTTCCATCTGTTTACAAGTTCATCTGGATTGCATTCACAAGTATTAGAACTCCACCATAAATGATTTTTAATTGGTCCTATCCATTCTGCTAAATCttggcagttttttgtttttttttgctgacggCAAGTAGCTTTTTTCCTATAGATTTAGCTAAGTGCCAGACATCAAACTGGTGACCAATTGTTTTATATTCCTCACGCAGCATTTTTCTGATGGATACGTGCCGGTCAGTGCAAATGATGTCTATGTCCACTTTATTTTGCAGTAGAAATTCCAAGGCATTCTTGCACGCTATTTTTTCAAGGGCAACAGAGGATAAACCAATACCGATTTGTTGAATGTTGAAATTCAATATTTTGTTAGTTTCTACATCCATCAATGTGTATATGCAATATTTTGCACTGTGCCCGGGTGAATCACATTGTCCATCTCCAGCAACACATACTGCATGTTgtgatattttttccatttctaaTTTTTGATTAATTGTTCAAGAATTTTCAAttgcaggaaatatatatattttttggatacGGTAGTAAGTAGCCTGGCTAattcccaaaatattaaatatttttaggaactgtTGGATTTTGATGTAAGTGTTTCCACTAGTAATGATAGCAGTAGCTAACTGTAAATTTCCAAATGGTTTCTTTCCCAATCGGGGCTGGCTCTGCCATATGCATTTTAAATGTTTGGCCTCGAATTCAGCAAAGACTGAAATATATGAtccctttgtttttttatacactcttagtatttttttgttgcagGGTGGATTAGAGGTACAAGGCATCTTGTATAGTAATGTGTCCAAACAGCTTTCATAAACTATGAATTTTCTTTCTTCATGATGTGGTACATttacatttacaaatttttcactcagcacatgctgactgtcctcttctTCGTAGTCTTCATCATCTGAATGAACTGAGtctccctcatcatcacttgaacTACTTTCATTTGTTGAGACTGGAGTTGTGATTGTTGATAAACTTTTATCTACTTCTAAAACAGATATAGGGGCATGCAGAGTAGATTCCTCCACAATAACAGTGACTTCAGGGTCTTCAATAGGTTGTATAGGTGAAATTGTCAATTCGGATAAAAGCGTGGCAGGTAGTAGTTCGTGTCTAGCTCTACAACTTTCTTGAAACTCAGGTACACTGTTAAGAGTTGCTGATCCAGTTGGTCCTATATTTTTTTTCGGAGTCGAAAATATTACACTGGCACCTTGCAATGGCTCCGAAGGCAGGTTTCCAAATACCAAGCtttgtcttgattttttttttctcaagattttttttttaaccagtcttCTGCATTGTATTTTTATAGAGAAAGTTGTAGGTTTTACTTGTATACACTGATTTCCGGTTCCCCAATTCCTGTCAAACATAGTTGCTGCTTCCTTTTTCGTTATCTCTGAGGCTTGTGGCTCCGTTTCAGTTGGGTTAACATGAGGTACAATATTTCGGCAGGTTGGGCACATTTCCCCTGGCTTTAAACCATTGGTTGAAGCTACGTCTTCATCCAATCTTTTCCTCTTTTGAGGATTCAGGATTTCAGCCTCAACTGCCTCGGCAGCTTGAACTTGTATATCCCGTGTAGGAAAATACTAGGAACGGCAAAGGGGGTGAGCCTCTGTTTTCCTGAATTTGGATTAAAGGTATAGTCAGTAGTTTTAAAATGGGCTGAGCAGAGCCGATAATTGTTCGTTTTAGAGAGATGAATGTGGTCAACCAGTTCATCAATTTTGGGAAACTCTTGATCTGTAGCCAATAGCCATGCCATGATACGATCCCTCTCTCTTGGGAAGGAATGCATGATGATATTATGGTCGCCTTTTACGCTCCTTGACTTGCAACCGTTGACAATGCAGCCCGGCATTTTCTAAAGAAGAAAATGGAATAatggattttaaaataaatactaaatatgtctatataaaaatattaaaattacattatgtttctattttctaggagaacatttgaaaaataatatttattgaaaaagcaccattcaaataataaatacaagatTAATATGTTAGTTCACTAGTACAGTAATGTAACTCCTTCCAAAATTTTACAAAGCTTTCTAAATAATTTTAGTGCGGGAGCATTACATTATTGAACTGAGGCATAAGATAGTATCCACTATAATCTAAGAATGGTGCAGAATCACGTGGAATAAAATAGTGTCCATTAGTGGAAGATGTTCCCTATTGTGAATAGAggcaaaaaaaatctttataaattATAGAGTAGTGTCATGTACTAAATGAAGATTATAAATAACTATAAAACCCTTAAATACAGTAGAATATCTGAGAGCCTTTTAGTAATCTACTAAAACCACCACCCCATATGATTTTAACCACTGTGCCATATTATTTCACCTTGATCCGCCACTATATCTACTACTAATTTTCACCCTACTATTTCATTGCCCCTTTATTACCTCTGTGTGGCATGAAGAGGAAATACATTTATGTATCTAAAGGTTGTTGGGTTGCCCAAAGCAAACAATCATATAGCTTTTTtgatgaaagaagggatctgaacGGTTGCCATGGGACACTCTTCAGCTTCACATAAGGACAAGTTGTTCTAAAATCACCCACACtatatttatgtattacataactttatgtaaaatttttatgcaaaccTGAAAAGCGGCTCTGATAAGTAGTAGACAATAAAGCAAAAGAAAAGAGCTGTTGATgagtcttctgaaaaaaatcaaaaaaggatAATGTCACATTGACACACAGAACTAAACATCATTTTATTACTTAGATTTTTGATCTATGTTGCCcagttttaaaaaatgtaacacaTAGACACCATAGGTGAACtaagcctaaatagacaaaatttataacacaacaaatgacaacttATCACAAGTTAACCCCACTAATCGCTTTTGAAAATGGGGATGTGGCTTCCATAAATGTGTGTAGCCTAGGACTGCACACACCAATACCAAAATATTATACACATAGTAGTACACGCAATTACGAAGCCATTACCGTCTCACTTGAGAACTGAGAGCACGCTCCACTGATCACAACATCACCGCTGTCCAGCCAAATCGTGGCATTGGTCCCTGAACCTagtccaataacaccaccatctGCATTTTCCAGCAAGAGGCACATACTGGCAAACCTTCATTCCGCTTGAAACTTGGTTAATATTGTAACAGCACTGCAAGGGTAAAAGAGTTCCACAGCGGAGGACTCAAGTAAAGCAGTGCGCCCCTGAATAACTCAGCACTCACCCCCACCCCACTAAATATCACTCATACAGCAGGGCTGTGAAGACAGGGTATATTGGGCAGAAAATAGAGGGACTCCAGCACAGCTACTAAACTCCTTTTTACGTTTTATTTCGACTACATTGGCACAGTGACGTCCGTGCCAGCTACATGTAATGCTAAGACATTGAttataacaaaaaaatgtttttatgtacatttagtttatattacataatacaattatgtatgtattattaaaTGCCAACCTGTATAGCTGTTCTGTAGAGTAGTCAACAATAAACACAAATAAGATAGCTGTAGATGagtcttctgaaaaatgaaaaggaaaatgtCACATTGACATACAGACCAATACATCATTTTCCTAATTATGGTTTTGATCTATGTATCACAACTTGTTCCAAATTGAATGCATAGACACCTTATGgtgaacattagagatgagcgaacttacagtaaatttgattcgtcacaaacttctcggctcggcagttgatgacttttcctgcgtaaattagttcagccttcaggtgctccggtgggctggaaaaggtggatacagtcctaggaaagagtcttctaggactgtatccaccttttccagaccactggagcacctgaaagctgaactaatttatgcaggaaaagtcatcaactgccgagccgagaagttcgtgacgaatcgaatttactgtaagttcgctcatctctagtgaacataGGTTAAAGCATAAATATTGACACAATTGACGCCACAACAGATGACCACTTATTATAAGTAGTATAGCATCTGGTGTCCATTTTTTCAAGACAGTGGACAGGGTAACGCATAAAGATGTGTTACCCTGTCAGGTGCCCTCTCAGATGTCCAACCATCCTGCCTCAAAATTGATGTCCTGcaaagtttccctctggcgtgattTGCGGGTAAAATCATGCAAGAACTGATaccaatcttttctttttgacagttcacattcatcaagAATCTaaatttaacctcctgagcggtattcccgag from Hyla sarda isolate aHylSar1 chromosome 11, aHylSar1.hap1, whole genome shotgun sequence harbors:
- the LOC130295700 gene encoding uncharacterized protein LOC130295700, whose product is MCPTCRNIVPHVNPTETEPQASEITKKEAATMFDRNWGTGNQCIQVKPTTFSIKIQCRRLVKKKILRKKKSRQSLVFGNLPSEPLQGASVIFSTPKKNIGPTGSATLNSVPEFQESCRARHELLPATLLSELTISPIQPIEDPEVTVIVEESTLHAPISVLEVDKSLSTITTPVSTNESSSSDDEGDSVHSDDEDYEEEDSQHVLSEKFVNVNVPHHEERKFIVYESCLDTLLYKMPCTSNPPCNKKILRVYKKTKGSYISVFAEFEAKHLKCIWQSQPRLGKKPFGNLQLATAIITSGNTYIKIQQFLKIFNILGISQATYYRIQKIYIFPAIENS